The following is a genomic window from Caproiciproducens sp. CPB-2.
CGCCGAATTTGGATACGTTTACATTGCCTTCCTTATCGGATTCGGCAAAGCCCAGGAACGCCTGGTCGAGCCCGCCGCCCTGATAGAAATCGAACATGGAGGGCATGGAAATGATGGACTCGGGGTTCAGGCTGACGCCAAAGTCAATGCTGCTTTGCGGGTTGCCGCCAAAGATACCGGACTCTACGGTCAAAGAAAATTTATTTGTGATGCCTTCTTCCTGAGCGACGGAAGAGATGTATTCCGGGATGCCGATCCCAAGGTTGACAATGCTGCCGTCTTTCAGCTCCATCGCCGCGCGGCGGGCAATGATTTTCTTGTTGTTCAGAAGGGCCGGGGTGAATTCGGAAAGCCCCATTCTGTGTTCGCCGGAGAAGCCGGGATTATACTGCGTGCCATAGTTCTGCATATGATATTTGATATCGCTGACAACGACTACCGCGTCCACCAGAACGCCCGGAATTTCCACTTTCTGCGGGTCGAGAGATCCCGCCTCCAGGACTTTTTCGACCTGGACGATAACGGTGCCGCCGGAATTTTTGCACGCCTGCGCCACCGCGAGCGTTTCCGCACGGACGCCTTCGCGCTCTATGGAAATATTTCCGTTCTCGTCCGCATAGGTGCCGCCCAGAATGGCGAAATCAACAGGATGGGTCTTGTAGAAAAGATATTCTTTTCCGTCGATTTCCATTAAGCTGACCAAATCCTCCGCTTCCCGGGTAAGGGGATTCAGCTTCCCGCCCAGGCTGCGGGGGTCGACAAAGGTACCGAGGCCCACCTGAGAGATGGTCCCCGGCTTGTTTGCCGCTGTATCGCGGAACATGTGGGTGGTAACGCCCTGGGGGAAATCATACGCCAGTATTTTGTTCTCAATGACCAGTTTGCCGAGCCTGGGCGCCATCCCCCAGTGGCCGCCGATTCCCCGGCGCACCAGGCCCTCGTGGGCAAGATGATTCAGGCCCTTTGTTTTTCCGTCGCCCTGGGCGGCGCAAAACAGAAGGGTAAGGTTATTCGGTTTGCCGGTTTCCAGAAAACGGTTCTCAATTTCCATTGCGATTTCCTCGGCAACCGAGGCGCCCATAAATCCGTTTGTTGCGAAATTAATATTGTTTGGCACCAGATCGGCCGCTTGCCGCGCAGTCAATATCTTTACAGCCATTCTTTAATCCTCCGAAAAAAATACTTTGTTAATATTATATCATTTCCGTGTAAAATTACAAGTTCCTTTGTACCAAAATATGTCTTTTAGTGGCCAATATGGTAAAAAGATACGATCTTTTGACAGATTGGCAAAGAATGATACCAAATTCTACCATATTATGGTAGAATAATTTCAAAAACGGAAAGCAGGTGAAACGTTTGACAGACCATGGCAACGCGAAAATGAAACTTCTATTCTTATTAAAGCTGCTGAGAAAATATTCCGATGATGAGCATCCGGTTTCCGCGGTGGAGCTTTGCCGTCTGTTGGAGCAGGAGGGGATCGGGACAGAACGAAAGTCCGTCTACCGCGATCTTGATGTCCTGACGAAATTCGGGGTGGATATTGTCTATACCCGTTCCCCGCGGCAGGGCTTTTTTATAGCAAAACGCGATTTTGAGCTGGCTGAAGTTCGTCTGCTGATGGATGCCGTACTCACGGCGCCTTTTATCACCAATAAAAAAACAGCCGAATTGACGGACAAGCTTTGCGAGCTCCTCAGCTGTCATCAGGCTGAAA
Proteins encoded in this region:
- a CDS encoding acyl CoA:acetate/3-ketoacid CoA transferase: MAVKILTARQAADLVPNNINFATNGFMGASVAEEIAMEIENRFLETGKPNNLTLLFCAAQGDGKTKGLNHLAHEGLVRRGIGGHWGMAPRLGKLVIENKILAYDFPQGVTTHMFRDTAANKPGTISQVGLGTFVDPRSLGGKLNPLTREAEDLVSLMEIDGKEYLFYKTHPVDFAILGGTYADENGNISIEREGVRAETLAVAQACKNSGGTVIVQVEKVLEAGSLDPQKVEIPGVLVDAVVVVSDIKYHMQNYGTQYNPGFSGEHRMGLSEFTPALLNNKKIIARRAAMELKDGSIVNLGIGIPEYISSVAQEEGITNKFSLTVESGIFGGNPQSSIDFGVSLNPESIISMPSMFDFYQGGGLDQAFLGFAESDKEGNVNVSKFGAKLPGCGGFIDISQNSKQVFFCGTFTANGLKTEIKDGKLHILHEGSANKFRESVEHITFSVKTAIKNHLPVMYITERAVFKLTEDGVMLTETAPGIDLEKDVLAHMPMKPIISPDLKQMDARIFIDEKMGLKE